Proteins from a single region of Rhodovibrio salinarum DSM 9154:
- a CDS encoding YbgC/FadM family acyl-CoA thioesterase: MTELPPSETLPADLPQEARGLSGRLDPESGVHRMWMRIYYEDTDAAGIVYYANYLRYAERARTEMLRLVGIGQRRLMEERGLAFAVAGAEVDYLSPARLDDVLEIRSFCRKFGRVQLTIEQCLVHALERREIARARVRVACLDTNTRPARLPDDVLRALDPYKQLQEPT, translated from the coding sequence ATGACCGAGCTGCCGCCGAGCGAGACCTTGCCGGCCGACCTGCCGCAGGAAGCCCGTGGCCTGTCCGGCCGCCTGGATCCGGAATCCGGCGTGCACCGGATGTGGATGCGGATCTATTACGAGGACACGGATGCCGCCGGCATCGTCTACTACGCCAACTATCTGCGGTATGCCGAGCGGGCGCGCACCGAGATGCTGCGCCTGGTTGGCATCGGCCAGCGCCGGCTGATGGAGGAACGCGGGCTCGCGTTCGCGGTCGCCGGCGCCGAGGTCGATTACCTCTCGCCCGCCCGGCTGGACGACGTGCTGGAGATCCGCTCCTTCTGTCGCAAGTTCGGCCGCGTGCAGCTGACCATCGAGCAGTGCCTAGTGCATGCCCTGGAGCGACGGGAGATCGCCCGGGCGCGGGTGCGCGTGGCCTGCCTGGATACCAACACCCGCCCGGCACGTCTGCCGGACGATGTCCTTCGGGCGCTCGACCCCTATAAGCAATTGCAGGAGCCAACCTGA
- the tolQ gene encoding protein TolQ, protein MENDSLAGAAGQAAHDISLTGLFFQADIVVKLVMLLLIAASVWSWAIIFDKAMMLRRLKRAANQFEEAFWSGGSLDDLYDRMSERANDPMASIFLAAMREWRRFASRAQSEMTASVQGLQQRIEKVMDITLGRQMESIERRMIFLASVGSAAPFVGLFGTVWGIMNSFTSIAATENTSLAVVAPGIAEALFATALGLVAAIPAVIAYNKLSTDIARYAERLENFAGEFSAILSRQVEEVR, encoded by the coding sequence ATGGAGAACGATTCCCTCGCCGGCGCGGCAGGGCAGGCGGCGCACGACATCTCGCTGACAGGCCTGTTCTTCCAGGCTGACATCGTCGTCAAACTGGTGATGTTGCTTTTGATCGCGGCGTCGGTCTGGTCCTGGGCGATCATCTTCGACAAGGCGATGATGCTGCGTCGATTGAAGCGGGCGGCGAACCAGTTCGAGGAAGCCTTCTGGTCGGGCGGCTCGCTCGACGATCTGTACGACCGCATGTCCGAGCGCGCCAACGACCCGATGGCATCGATCTTTCTCGCCGCGATGCGGGAATGGCGGCGCTTCGCCAGTCGTGCCCAGTCCGAGATGACCGCCAGCGTCCAGGGTCTGCAGCAGCGCATCGAGAAGGTGATGGACATCACGCTCGGCCGGCAGATGGAGTCGATCGAGCGGCGCATGATCTTCCTGGCAAGCGTCGGGTCGGCCGCGCCGTTCGTCGGTCTGTTCGGGACGGTGTGGGGGATCATGAACTCCTTCACCTCGATCGCCGCGACCGAGAACACCTCGCTCGCCGTGGTCGCCCCCGGGATCGCGGAGGCGTTGTTCGCCACCGCGCTTGGCCTGGTCGCGGCGATTCCAGCGGTGATCGCCTATAACAAGCTATCGACCGATATCGCCCGCTACGCCGAGCGGCTGGAGAACTTTGCCGGCGAGTTTTCCGCGATCCTATCGCGCCAGGTCGAGGAGGTGCGCTAG
- the tolR gene encoding protein TolR, with protein MAGGLQGGGGIRRRRRGHRRSYTPMSDINVTPFVDVMLVLLIVFMVTAPLLTVGVPVDLPKSQASPINENTEPLVVTVDRNGSIYIQETEVPFENLVTRLNAITERKPDTRIFVRGDREIAYGRVMQVMGRLNGAGFEKVALITEQDEQG; from the coding sequence ATGGCGGGCGGTCTTCAGGGCGGTGGCGGCATCCGGCGGCGTCGGCGCGGCCACCGGCGTAGCTACACCCCGATGAGCGACATCAATGTCACGCCGTTCGTCGACGTGATGCTGGTCCTCTTGATCGTGTTCATGGTGACCGCCCCGCTGCTCACCGTCGGTGTCCCGGTCGACCTGCCGAAGAGTCAGGCGTCTCCGATCAACGAGAACACCGAGCCACTGGTGGTCACGGTCGACCGTAACGGGTCGATCTACATCCAGGAGACGGAGGTGCCGTTCGAGAACCTCGTGACCCGGTTGAACGCGATCACCGAACGCAAGCCCGACACCCGCATCTTCGTGCGCGGCGACAGGGAAATCGCCTATGGCCGTGTGATGCAGGTGATGGGCCGCCTCAATGGCGCGGGCTTCGAAAAGGTCGCGTTGATCACCGAACAGGACGAGCAGGGCTAG
- a CDS encoding cell envelope integrity protein TolA, protein MRKALLFSLGLHVGLVAALIIGIPDFGEDLQVREPVPVDVVSEEQFAQAAPEIEQEQPPAESKPEQPPKQAEQEAPPPAPAPPEPQNAQPTAPEPAPEPPAPEPQQQAPAEPEPAPEPEPESPPEPEPQAEPAPQPPQKPEVAPKPEQNEPEPETQTAEQQPDETSDQTADEATPAPSRKPERQVAEKPEQPEPEQREEPEQQEPPKQQKRDLNSILKDVEKDFAGSKEAQDNPDPDAQNQTSQEGEQTQDAQQAVRSPEADQIAQQLTASQIDAIRQQLASCWSPPVGARNAEDLRIEVRVRLDRDGSVRSAELVSRERMGENFYRAAAESAMRAVRICSPLKGLPPEKYDQWQTLLLNFDPQEMLGG, encoded by the coding sequence ATGCGTAAGGCGCTGCTGTTCTCGCTTGGGCTGCACGTCGGCTTGGTTGCCGCGTTGATCATTGGGATTCCGGACTTTGGCGAGGACCTGCAGGTGCGCGAGCCCGTGCCGGTCGATGTCGTGAGCGAGGAACAGTTCGCCCAGGCGGCGCCGGAGATCGAGCAGGAGCAGCCGCCCGCTGAGTCCAAGCCGGAACAGCCGCCCAAGCAAGCGGAGCAGGAAGCTCCGCCGCCCGCGCCCGCCCCGCCGGAACCGCAGAACGCCCAGCCGACCGCGCCCGAACCGGCGCCGGAGCCTCCCGCGCCCGAGCCACAGCAGCAGGCGCCGGCTGAGCCAGAACCGGCGCCCGAGCCGGAACCGGAATCGCCGCCTGAACCCGAGCCTCAGGCGGAACCGGCGCCGCAGCCACCGCAGAAGCCCGAGGTTGCGCCCAAGCCGGAGCAGAACGAGCCGGAGCCGGAAACGCAGACCGCCGAACAGCAGCCAGACGAGACGTCCGACCAGACGGCGGATGAAGCCACCCCCGCGCCGTCGCGCAAGCCGGAGCGCCAGGTGGCGGAGAAGCCTGAGCAACCGGAGCCCGAGCAACGCGAAGAGCCGGAACAGCAGGAGCCGCCGAAGCAGCAGAAGCGCGATCTGAACTCGATCCTCAAGGATGTCGAAAAGGACTTCGCCGGTTCCAAGGAGGCGCAGGACAACCCGGATCCGGACGCTCAGAACCAGACCAGCCAGGAAGGCGAGCAGACTCAGGATGCCCAGCAGGCCGTTCGCTCGCCCGAGGCGGATCAGATCGCCCAGCAGTTAACGGCCAGTCAGATCGACGCGATCCGTCAGCAGCTCGCTTCCTGCTGGAGTCCGCCCGTGGGCGCGCGCAATGCGGAGGATCTGCGCATTGAGGTCCGCGTGCGTCTGGACCGCGATGGCAGCGTGCGCAGCGCCGAGCTGGTCTCGCGCGAGCGGATGGGCGAGAACTTCTATCGCGCGGCGGCGGAAAGCGCGATGCGCGCGGTACGCATCTGTTCGCCGCTCAAGGGGCTGCCGCCGGAGAAGTACGACCAGTGGCAGACCCTGCTGCTCAACTTCGACCCGCAGGAGATGCTGGGCGGGTAG
- the tolB gene encoding Tol-Pal system beta propeller repeat protein TolB, with product MTLPTRRRFLTGTLCAAGALAAGPTGFVREARAELEIDITRGYVEPLPIAITDFYGETQQTRSVGQDVAGVIRDNLRRSGLFKPIEQGAFIQSPEALRGGPRFQDWRLIDAQALVSGKAEQQADGRLRVQFRLWDVFGENQMIGKAYFTTPGNWRRVAHIISDAIYQRLTGEEGYFDTRIVYVSESGRQDKRTKRLAIMDQDGANHRYLTDGSSLVLTPRFSPTRQEITYVSYQGHSPRIYLFNLNTGQQEVLGEFPGMTFAPRFAPDGNSVIIALDNQGNSEIYVIDLRTRERRRLTNSSAIDISASFAPSGERVVFNSNRGGSLQLYTMDADGSNVQRISFGDGRYSTPVWSPRGDMIAFTRQHQGTFYIGVMRPDGSGERMLAEGYRVEGPTWAPNGRVICFFRRTRADDQGRYASKLYTIDLTGYNEREIPTPQDASDPAWSPAIP from the coding sequence ATGACCCTTCCCACCCGTCGGCGCTTTCTGACCGGAACGCTGTGCGCCGCTGGCGCGCTTGCTGCCGGCCCGACCGGCTTTGTGCGCGAAGCGCGTGCGGAGCTGGAGATCGACATCACGCGCGGCTACGTCGAGCCGCTGCCGATCGCGATCACCGATTTCTACGGCGAGACCCAGCAGACCCGGTCGGTCGGCCAGGACGTCGCCGGCGTGATCCGGGACAATTTGCGCCGGTCCGGCCTGTTCAAGCCGATCGAGCAGGGGGCCTTCATCCAGAGCCCGGAGGCCTTGCGGGGCGGGCCGCGGTTTCAGGACTGGCGGTTGATCGACGCCCAGGCGCTGGTCAGCGGGAAAGCCGAACAGCAGGCAGACGGTCGGCTGCGGGTGCAGTTCCGGCTGTGGGATGTCTTCGGCGAGAACCAGATGATCGGCAAGGCGTACTTCACCACACCGGGCAACTGGCGGCGGGTGGCGCACATCATCTCGGACGCGATCTATCAGCGCCTGACCGGTGAAGAGGGCTACTTCGACACCCGCATCGTCTACGTCTCGGAAAGCGGCCGGCAGGACAAACGGACGAAACGCCTGGCGATCATGGACCAGGACGGCGCCAACCACCGCTATCTGACTGATGGCTCCAGCCTGGTGCTGACCCCGCGCTTCTCGCCGACCCGCCAGGAGATCACCTACGTCTCCTATCAGGGGCACTCGCCCCGGATCTATCTGTTCAACCTGAACACCGGACAGCAGGAAGTGCTGGGCGAGTTCCCCGGCATGACCTTTGCTCCGCGCTTTGCGCCCGACGGCAACAGCGTGATCATCGCGCTCGACAACCAGGGCAACAGCGAAATCTACGTGATCGACCTGCGCACGCGCGAGCGCCGTCGTCTGACCAATTCGAGCGCGATCGACATCTCCGCCTCGTTCGCGCCGAGCGGCGAGCGCGTGGTGTTCAACTCCAACCGCGGCGGCAGCCTGCAGCTCTATACGATGGACGCCGATGGCTCGAACGTGCAGCGGATTTCGTTCGGCGACGGACGCTACTCGACCCCGGTGTGGTCGCCGCGCGGCGACATGATCGCCTTCACCCGACAGCACCAGGGCACGTTCTATATCGGCGTGATGCGTCCCGACGGCAGCGGCGAGCGGATGCTGGCCGAAGGCTATCGTGTGGAGGGGCCGACCTGGGCGCCGAATGGCCGGGTGATCTGCTTCTTCCGGCGCACGCGCGCCGACGATCAGGGGCGTTATGCAAGCAAGCTCTACACGATCGACTTGACGGGATATAACGAGCGGGAAATTCCCACCCCCCAAGACGCTTCGGATCCGGCATGGTCGCCTGCGATTCCGTGA
- the pal gene encoding peptidoglycan-associated lipoprotein Pal yields MRLKLLTLFAAALLLTACETGPQNQSDMDGTGSQTASQSTGSADDLASGGAGADTGSVSGGEMAGPEPGTQEHLVVNVGDRVFFGFDAYQLSSEAQATVEKLAAWLKQYPNKQVIVEGHADERGTREYNLALGARRANAVRDYLIVLGIDPNRVQTVSFGEERPAVQGSNEDAWAQNRRAVFVVEGTPSS; encoded by the coding sequence ATGCGTTTAAAGTTGCTGACCCTGTTCGCCGCGGCGCTGTTGCTGACCGCCTGTGAAACCGGGCCCCAGAACCAGAGTGATATGGACGGTACCGGCTCGCAGACTGCCTCGCAGTCGACCGGCAGTGCCGACGATCTGGCCAGCGGCGGAGCTGGTGCCGACACGGGCAGTGTCAGCGGCGGGGAGATGGCCGGTCCGGAGCCGGGCACGCAGGAGCACCTGGTCGTCAACGTCGGCGACCGAGTCTTCTTCGGTTTCGACGCGTATCAGCTGTCGAGCGAGGCGCAGGCCACGGTCGAGAAGCTGGCCGCTTGGTTGAAGCAGTATCCGAACAAGCAGGTCATCGTCGAAGGGCACGCCGACGAGCGCGGTACGCGGGAATACAACCTCGCCTTGGGCGCCCGCCGCGCGAACGCGGTGCGCGACTACCTGATCGTGCTCGGCATCGATCCCAACCGGGTCCAGACGGTGTCGTTCGGCGAGGAGCGTCCGGCCGTTCAGGGCTCCAACGAGGACGCCTGGGCGCAGAACCGCCGCGCCGTCTTCGTGGTCGAGGGCACGCCCTCGTCCTAA
- the ybgF gene encoding tol-pal system protein YbgF, protein MTAFPTSPICCSKAPRLLLTALVTGFLVWSVPAPQAHAQSGVERLTNKVDRLQRELNDLQRQVYSGEGGGTAPAASSAPTSGSGGGMTQTAAARLQQKLSQLERAVQDLTGRLERVQYDLRQLTQRMDTRAKDVDYRLSQLEQAAGVSATGGGQQTGQGAQTGQGPGQTSRSGGDQGGRQAQDLRPDRQGNQRQGTQQGQASQRAQSGQNGQNGQGQGGDTLGQVSQRAVDELRQNRDNQQTGSGQQGQSQQAETQGRGQGQQTAAAEVELPDGSPQEQYDYAFGLLRQADYAQAEQALTKFLNQHPEHTLAGNAQYWLGETFYVRGNYERAAVTFAEGFQTYPDSQKAPDNLLKLGMSLAQIDRTEDACGIFAELQSRYPDAKQNILQRAQREQSRLSCGQG, encoded by the coding sequence ATGACCGCTTTCCCGACTTCTCCGATCTGCTGCTCGAAGGCGCCGAGGCTTCTGCTCACCGCGCTCGTCACGGGCTTTCTGGTGTGGAGCGTGCCGGCACCGCAGGCGCACGCGCAGAGCGGCGTGGAACGCCTCACCAACAAGGTCGACCGGCTGCAGCGCGAGTTGAACGATTTGCAGCGGCAGGTCTACAGCGGCGAGGGTGGCGGCACTGCGCCGGCGGCAAGCAGCGCTCCGACATCGGGCAGCGGTGGCGGCATGACCCAGACCGCGGCCGCGCGCCTGCAGCAGAAGCTGAGTCAGCTGGAGCGGGCGGTGCAGGACCTCACCGGTCGTTTGGAGCGGGTACAGTACGATCTGCGTCAGCTCACCCAGCGGATGGATACCCGGGCGAAGGATGTCGATTACCGGCTGAGCCAGCTGGAGCAGGCGGCGGGCGTCTCTGCCACCGGGGGCGGCCAACAGACGGGGCAGGGCGCGCAGACCGGTCAGGGCCCAGGTCAAACCAGCCGGTCGGGCGGTGATCAGGGAGGTCGGCAGGCCCAGGACCTGCGGCCCGACCGCCAGGGCAATCAGCGCCAGGGAACGCAGCAGGGCCAGGCCAGCCAGCGCGCGCAGTCCGGACAAAACGGTCAGAACGGCCAAGGCCAAGGCGGGGATACGTTGGGCCAGGTATCCCAGCGCGCGGTCGACGAGCTGCGTCAGAACCGCGACAACCAGCAGACCGGGTCCGGCCAGCAGGGCCAGAGCCAACAAGCGGAGACTCAGGGCCGTGGTCAGGGGCAGCAAACGGCCGCCGCCGAGGTCGAACTGCCCGACGGCTCGCCACAGGAGCAGTACGACTACGCCTTCGGCCTGCTACGCCAAGCCGATTATGCCCAGGCCGAGCAGGCGCTCACCAAGTTCCTGAACCAACATCCCGAGCATACGCTGGCCGGCAACGCTCAGTATTGGCTGGGCGAGACTTTCTACGTCCGCGGCAACTACGAGCGTGCCGCCGTGACCTTCGCCGAGGGGTTCCAGACCTATCCCGACAGCCAGAAGGCGCCGGATAACCTGCTCAAGCTCGGTATGTCGCTCGCCCAGATCGACCGCACCGAGGATGCCTGCGGCATCTTCGCCGAGCTGCAATCCCGTTATCCCGATGCCAAGCAGAACATCCTCCAGCGCGCCCAACGCGAGCAAAGTCGCCTCAGCTGCGGCCAGGGGTGA
- the tilS gene encoding tRNA lysidine(34) synthetase TilS, translating to MTDGAPVTAEEVAARMAAFDPFEPRPVVAVAVSGGPDSLALTLLLANWAAARGGRVLGITVDHGLRPEAAEEARWVGEVLAARGIEHRVVGWQGERPERVRQQHAREERYDRLRAVCAQEGILHLALGHHRADRAETVLLRLKGQSRLDGLAGMAHQREMPEVRLIRPLIDLPKGRLIATLRDRGLGWVDDPSNRNPDHLRVHMRALLPHLAEDGLTVTHINALAGALGTARRTVEAAQDALLARAVTLHPAGFARLDPGMFRDARPEVADGALARALLAVGGAIYPPRGGRLERLAGELRTGLSATRTLGGCQVIPCKAGLLVVREWERVAAMTLHPGEAAVVDGRFEVTLSPTAPGSAILRPLGRAGWAGLTQRQPSLKAHALPGPVRPALMGVFEAQECAADGARGLVAVPELSHLESNGCAWLADWRYAPRRALTGAGFTVVQDEAHTMS from the coding sequence ATGACCGACGGGGCGCCCGTCACGGCCGAGGAGGTCGCCGCCCGGATGGCGGCGTTCGATCCGTTCGAGCCGCGACCTGTTGTCGCGGTGGCGGTGTCGGGCGGACCGGACAGCCTGGCGCTGACGCTGTTGCTGGCCAATTGGGCGGCCGCGCGCGGGGGGCGTGTCCTCGGCATCACGGTCGATCACGGCCTGCGTCCGGAGGCTGCGGAGGAGGCGCGTTGGGTCGGCGAGGTGCTGGCCGCGCGCGGGATCGAGCACCGGGTCGTCGGCTGGCAGGGGGAACGGCCCGAACGGGTGCGCCAGCAGCACGCCCGGGAGGAACGCTACGACCGGCTGCGCGCCGTCTGTGCCCAGGAAGGCATCCTGCACCTCGCCCTCGGCCACCACCGTGCGGACCGGGCGGAGACGGTGCTGCTGCGCCTGAAGGGGCAGAGCCGGCTGGACGGTCTGGCCGGTATGGCGCATCAGCGCGAGATGCCGGAAGTGCGGCTGATCCGTCCGCTGATCGACCTGCCGAAAGGCCGCCTGATCGCCACGCTGCGCGACCGTGGGCTTGGCTGGGTGGACGATCCGAGCAACCGCAATCCCGATCATCTGCGCGTGCATATGCGCGCCTTGCTGCCGCATTTGGCCGAAGACGGGCTTACGGTGACGCATATCAATGCCTTGGCCGGGGCCCTCGGCACCGCCCGGCGGACGGTCGAGGCCGCGCAGGATGCGCTGCTCGCCCGCGCGGTAACGTTGCATCCGGCCGGTTTTGCCCGGCTGGATCCCGGCATGTTCCGCGACGCCCGGCCTGAAGTGGCCGATGGCGCGTTGGCGCGCGCTCTGCTGGCGGTTGGCGGGGCGATCTACCCGCCGCGCGGCGGCCGGCTGGAGCGTCTGGCCGGGGAGCTGCGGACAGGGCTGAGCGCGACGCGCACCCTCGGGGGCTGTCAGGTGATCCCGTGCAAGGCCGGGCTCCTCGTGGTGCGGGAGTGGGAGCGGGTCGCCGCGATGACCCTCCACCCCGGCGAGGCGGCGGTGGTCGATGGTCGGTTCGAGGTGACGCTGTCGCCAACGGCACCGGGCTCGGCGATCCTGCGCCCGCTCGGGCGGGCCGGCTGGGCGGGCCTGACCCAGAGGCAGCCGTCATTGAAAGCTCACGCGTTGCCGGGGCCGGTGCGTCCTGCACTGATGGGCGTTTTCGAGGCACAAGAATGTGCTGCAGATGGCGCCCGGGGACTGGTCGCGGTCCCGGAGTTGTCCCATCTTGAGTCAAATGGATGTGCGTGGCTCGCGGACTGGCGCTATGCGCCCCGCCGCGCGCTGACAGGCGCCGGCTTTACAGTTGTTCAAGACGAAGCGCACACTATGTCTTAA